The proteins below are encoded in one region of Alistipes indistinctus YIT 12060:
- a CDS encoding tyrosine-type recombinase/integrase: MATVKVKFCPSSVTGKAGTVYYQLTHRREKQQIASDICLLPDQWETVIRSTATPDDATDSLQKRINNDVICLKRITDRLEKSNEPYSVHDIVRQWQGTCILASMQAQIDRLHRCKCLGTARNYKSALNSFSRFRQGKDLPFCAITEEVIEEYNAFLTGRGISRNTVSFYMRIMRAVYNKAVRERLAEQKHPFQNVYTGIDRTCKRAVNGKVISELLHLNLTRSRSLEMARDLFLFSFYTRGMAFVDIARLRKSNIRDGIIRYERRKTGQPLYIRMEPCIKAILDRYAERVQNLPYVFPILKTEEPEAAYKQYTIALNYYNRLLKKLSDMLGLEKGLSSYTPRHSWATVARDSNIPLSVISAGMGHTSEQTTQIYLTMLENSAIDSANQKIIASLTNHISS; the protein is encoded by the coding sequence ATGGCAACCGTAAAAGTAAAATTCTGTCCTTCCTCCGTTACAGGCAAAGCCGGAACGGTTTATTATCAATTAACCCATCGCCGCGAAAAACAGCAAATAGCCTCGGACATCTGCCTGCTGCCCGATCAATGGGAAACGGTCATCCGGTCAACGGCCACTCCGGACGACGCTACGGATTCGCTGCAAAAACGCATAAATAACGATGTAATATGCCTCAAGCGGATCACCGATAGACTCGAAAAATCGAACGAACCGTACTCAGTCCACGACATCGTCCGACAGTGGCAAGGGACATGCATACTAGCTTCCATGCAAGCGCAGATCGACCGGCTCCACCGCTGTAAATGCTTGGGGACGGCCCGCAACTACAAAAGCGCGTTGAACAGTTTCTCCCGGTTCCGTCAAGGCAAAGACCTGCCGTTTTGCGCGATAACCGAAGAGGTGATCGAGGAATACAACGCATTCCTGACCGGGCGGGGTATCAGTCGCAACACAGTCTCGTTCTACATGAGAATCATGCGGGCCGTTTACAACAAAGCCGTACGCGAACGACTGGCCGAACAAAAGCACCCCTTCCAAAATGTTTACACCGGAATCGACCGGACCTGCAAACGGGCCGTCAACGGAAAGGTCATATCAGAATTATTACATCTTAATTTGACAAGGTCCCGGTCACTGGAGATGGCGCGGGACCTGTTCCTTTTCAGCTTTTACACGCGCGGAATGGCCTTTGTAGACATAGCCCGTCTAAGAAAATCAAATATACGGGACGGCATTATCCGATACGAACGCCGCAAAACAGGACAACCTCTTTACATCCGGATGGAACCCTGTATAAAAGCCATTCTCGACCGTTACGCGGAACGTGTTCAGAATCTTCCGTACGTATTCCCCATATTAAAAACCGAAGAACCGGAAGCCGCATACAAACAATACACAATAGCACTCAACTACTACAACCGGCTGTTAAAAAAACTCTCTGACATGCTGGGACTGGAAAAAGGCCTCTCGTCCTATACGCCACGGCATAGCTGGGCGACAGTAGCACGCGACAGCAATATCCCGCTCTCGGTCATTAGTGCGGGTATGGGACACACCTCCGAGCAAACGACACAAATTTACCTAACGATGCTGGAAAATTCGGCCATAGACAGTGCCAATCAAAAAATCATTGCATCCTTGACAAATCACATATCTTCATAA
- a CDS encoding DUF3868 domain-containing protein yields the protein MNKYIAKKILCMGLSSLLCSMGAEAQTIMKNNVSVSNLAVSRTENKLFISIDIDVSATGIKNNRELILTPSLTGIGDSLMLPQVMIAGRNRYYHHLRNRLSPDAISLYQYGGIKLIEYRHVIPYESWMDNAVLNISKEICGCCSTMLSKEDALLIRLDLGPKISVPKVFVPQFVYIQPEPRPKINAVKGSAYIDFPVNRTELYAEYRRNPEELMKIRATIDSIKNDADIRILSVSIKGYASPEGSYANNARLAKGRTETLRQYVQELYDFPDTLLTTAYEPEDWAGLEHFVEDSKLKNRTNILEIIRSHREPDAKEWKIKASYPTDYAFLLKEVYPGLRHSDYSVMYEVRAYTDVEEIKRIMKIAPQKLSLQELYFAAQQMEAGSDEYNETFEIAVRMFPDDATANQNAANAAMGKGDMTNAKRYLSKAGDTPEATYSRGIYAALSGDYGKAENLFEKAERGGVTEAAEALNQIRELKNDQIP from the coding sequence ATGAATAAGTACATCGCAAAGAAAATACTTTGTATGGGCCTGTCGTCTCTGTTGTGCAGTATGGGAGCCGAAGCCCAAACAATCATGAAGAACAATGTCTCGGTTTCGAACCTCGCCGTATCGCGTACAGAAAACAAATTGTTCATCTCGATAGACATCGATGTTTCGGCTACAGGGATAAAAAACAACCGGGAACTGATACTGACCCCGTCACTGACCGGGATCGGCGACAGTCTCATGCTACCCCAGGTGATGATTGCCGGTCGCAACCGCTACTATCACCACCTGCGCAACAGGCTTTCGCCAGACGCTATCTCCCTCTACCAATACGGCGGCATAAAGCTCATCGAATACCGCCACGTCATACCCTATGAAAGCTGGATGGACAACGCAGTCCTGAATATCAGCAAGGAAATTTGCGGCTGTTGCAGTACAATGCTTTCCAAAGAAGACGCGCTGCTGATCCGTCTCGACCTCGGTCCCAAAATCTCCGTTCCAAAAGTTTTCGTTCCGCAGTTCGTCTATATCCAACCGGAGCCCAGGCCCAAAATCAATGCAGTGAAAGGATCGGCCTATATCGATTTTCCGGTGAACCGCACCGAACTCTACGCCGAGTACCGACGCAATCCGGAAGAACTCATGAAAATACGCGCCACGATCGACAGCATCAAAAACGACGCAGATATTCGGATCCTGTCGGTCTCCATCAAGGGTTACGCCTCCCCGGAGGGCTCTTACGCCAACAACGCCCGCTTGGCCAAAGGACGAACCGAAACTCTCCGGCAATACGTGCAGGAGCTGTACGACTTCCCCGATACGCTATTGACCACGGCTTACGAACCGGAGGACTGGGCAGGACTCGAACATTTCGTTGAAGACTCGAAACTCAAAAACCGTACGAATATTCTAGAAATCATCCGCAGCCATCGGGAACCCGATGCCAAGGAGTGGAAAATCAAAGCTTCCTACCCCACAGATTACGCTTTCCTGCTCAAAGAGGTTTATCCCGGCTTGCGTCATTCGGACTATTCCGTGATGTACGAGGTACGTGCCTATACCGACGTGGAAGAGATCAAGCGCATTATGAAAATCGCACCGCAGAAACTCAGTTTACAGGAGCTCTATTTCGCAGCGCAACAGATGGAAGCGGGAAGCGACGAATATAACGAAACCTTCGAAATCGCCGTGCGCATGTTTCCCGACGACGCTACGGCAAACCAGAATGCCGCCAATGCCGCGATGGGCAAGGGCGATATGACAAACGCAAAACGTTACCTGTCCAAGGCCGGCGATACGCCCGAAGCAACTTACAGTCGGGGAATTTACGCCGCCCTTTCGGGAGACTACGGCAAGGCCGAAAACCTCTTCGAGAAGGCCGAGCGGGGAGGTGTAACCGAAGCGGCGGAGGCATTGAATCAAATCAGAGAATTGAAAAACGATCAAATTCCTTAA
- a CDS encoding Mfa1 family fimbria major subunit (Members of this family are fimbrial shaft proteins (major subunit proteins), found in the Bacteriodetes. The family is named for Mfa1 from Porphyromonas gingivalis, and is related to but distinct from the family of FimA from the species.), with protein sequence MKNWNRFFAAILTTALVAGCGKDNPGNNNVDPEDSKKAAYMSISVALPSAKSTRSETENGGGSTGGTEIGQDKENNVKKILLLLANEDNTFGTSCTVENLSVDPGKSTVKPTAKIMRTELRKFYDSDGNLNDKAKNGIRVYVFCNPTDELITAIEGTDYGNSDWTDKICQVLQSQTSTGSKNIAIWADNSFLMSNAASALRQIPSNFETWRVNHDTEYNAFDLSGLNNGEIDNLSNGRGSIKVERSVARFDFKDGSSTNNNTYDIGLGEQKGQLQVKLYRMALVNMSQNFYYLRRVSDDGKGRNKELCGSETPNNYVDDTDADFKTAANLPPATLKGHFNYPLFDNNGQITEDTRKQWDNYWIDDVLASQEDHKDYTKAGYHIWRYVTENTIPQDDDKQRNGITTGVVFKGKLIAGNGLETANQDLYNAIQGTYNLPEGTQGYTYDIDGKTYPILYVFQNMIYTGWNAGVAPAAEKAGETSDLYKAYFNAPEGSSESPNALYQKLVAAKGQSNEESVLNDFRKAATSAGFTLYQASDDAQTDAERNAGVGYYFYYYYWNRHNDNEQPGTMGPMEFAVVRNNVYKLAVTGIAKLGHPRITGNDPDPVDPDDPNEKGDAYLTVSVEVLPWVVRENNIEF encoded by the coding sequence ATGAAAAATTGGAATAGATTTTTTGCAGCTATCCTGACCACAGCTTTGGTCGCAGGATGTGGCAAAGACAACCCAGGAAACAATAATGTAGATCCGGAAGATTCGAAAAAAGCCGCCTACATGAGCATCAGCGTAGCCCTGCCTTCGGCCAAAAGTACACGCAGCGAGACCGAAAACGGCGGCGGAAGCACCGGCGGAACGGAAATCGGTCAGGACAAAGAGAACAACGTGAAGAAAATATTGTTGTTGCTGGCCAATGAAGATAATACGTTCGGAACGTCCTGTACCGTGGAGAATTTGTCTGTCGATCCGGGAAAAAGTACCGTAAAACCGACCGCCAAGATCATGCGGACTGAACTCCGCAAATTCTACGACTCAGATGGAAATCTAAACGACAAAGCGAAAAACGGCATTCGCGTATATGTGTTCTGCAACCCTACGGACGAACTCATCACCGCGATTGAGGGGACCGACTATGGCAATTCTGACTGGACGGATAAAATATGTCAGGTATTGCAGTCCCAAACGTCGACAGGTTCTAAAAACATCGCCATTTGGGCCGATAACTCATTTCTAATGTCCAATGCCGCCTCCGCTCTACGGCAAATCCCTTCGAACTTCGAAACATGGAGGGTGAATCACGATACAGAATACAACGCCTTCGATTTAAGCGGTCTCAACAACGGAGAGATTGATAACCTGTCAAACGGCCGAGGCTCCATCAAAGTAGAGCGTTCCGTGGCACGCTTCGACTTCAAGGACGGAAGTTCCACCAATAACAATACCTATGACATCGGACTGGGAGAGCAGAAAGGCCAGTTACAGGTAAAACTGTACCGCATGGCCCTTGTCAACATGAGCCAGAATTTCTATTACTTGCGCCGTGTTTCTGACGACGGTAAAGGACGCAACAAAGAACTTTGCGGATCGGAAACTCCCAACAACTACGTAGACGATACCGACGCCGACTTCAAAACGGCAGCGAACCTGCCTCCCGCAACCCTGAAAGGCCATTTCAACTACCCGCTTTTCGACAACAACGGACAAATTACCGAAGATACGCGCAAACAGTGGGACAATTACTGGATCGATGACGTACTCGCATCGCAAGAAGACCACAAAGACTACACAAAAGCCGGTTACCACATCTGGCGCTATGTTACAGAAAACACGATTCCGCAAGACGACGACAAACAGCGTAACGGAATTACGACAGGCGTCGTTTTCAAGGGAAAACTGATCGCTGGAAACGGACTGGAAACTGCAAACCAGGACCTTTACAATGCCATCCAAGGCACCTATAATCTACCTGAAGGCACGCAAGGGTACACGTATGACATAGATGGAAAGACCTATCCCATCCTCTACGTATTCCAGAACATGATCTACACGGGTTGGAATGCGGGAGTTGCCCCCGCTGCCGAAAAAGCAGGAGAAACTTCGGATCTCTATAAAGCCTACTTCAACGCGCCCGAGGGAAGCTCCGAATCACCCAACGCCCTTTATCAGAAACTGGTCGCCGCAAAAGGGCAATCCAACGAGGAGAGCGTCCTCAACGATTTCCGTAAAGCGGCCACATCGGCTGGCTTTACCCTGTATCAAGCCAGCGACGACGCGCAGACCGACGCCGAGAGAAATGCCGGCGTGGGTTATTACTTCTATTACTATTATTGGAACCGCCACAACGACAACGAACAGCCCGGCACGATGGGTCCGATGGAATTCGCTGTAGTACGCAACAACGTGTACAAACTGGCCGTTACCGGTATCGCCAAGCTGGGCCATCCCCGTATCACAGGGAACGACCCAGACCCCGTAGATCCGGATGATCCCAATGAAAAGGGCGATGCATATCTCACGGTTTCCGTCGAAGTATTGCCGTGGGTGGTACGTGAAAACAACATCGAATTCTAA
- a CDS encoding FimB/Mfa2 family fimbrial subunit, translating into MHKRDQNRTSRLASTIFGIVLAALSLSSCESIYEDLAPCSHGVSLRFVYDYNMEYANAFPQKVDCLTLLIYDSGGNYVGMRTVTGPELQDETYRMQLDLEPGRYRFIAYGGMACDERSFAFVQPAPGKGVKLEETTVIMDADLTTSVREKLRLHDLFWGSLTLETADLYNEGTVEMMKNTNNIRIVLQQMNGEPVKDKDFDFSITDDNTLFAASNNDLLPNGTVTYTPWAQGQASTGITDDGQEVIVAYAEFSTSRLMVKNSPKLIIRRASDGNAVINIPLNNYLLLLKSELYEQMKPQEFLDRESEWSLFFFLDENGAWIKTYIKINDWTIRVNNMDM; encoded by the coding sequence ATGCACAAACGGGACCAAAACCGGACTTCAAGGCTTGCCAGCACGATATTCGGCATCGTGCTGGCAGCCCTTTCCCTGTCGTCATGCGAGAGCATCTACGAGGACCTCGCACCTTGTTCTCATGGGGTGTCCCTGCGATTCGTCTACGACTACAACATGGAGTACGCCAACGCCTTCCCCCAAAAAGTAGATTGCCTGACGCTCCTGATTTACGACAGCGGAGGAAATTACGTCGGTATGCGCACCGTGACGGGTCCGGAATTGCAGGACGAAACGTATCGTATGCAGTTGGACCTCGAACCGGGGAGATACCGCTTCATTGCCTACGGCGGAATGGCCTGCGACGAACGTTCGTTCGCATTCGTACAGCCGGCACCGGGCAAAGGCGTGAAACTGGAAGAGACGACAGTAATAATGGATGCCGACCTGACAACTTCCGTACGCGAAAAGCTAAGGTTGCACGACCTGTTCTGGGGAAGCCTAACGCTCGAAACGGCCGACCTGTACAACGAAGGGACGGTGGAAATGATGAAGAACACGAATAACATCCGCATCGTACTCCAACAAATGAACGGCGAACCGGTAAAAGACAAAGATTTCGACTTCAGTATCACGGACGACAACACGCTGTTCGCTGCCTCAAACAACGACCTGCTTCCGAACGGAACGGTTACCTATACGCCCTGGGCGCAGGGACAAGCCTCGACAGGCATAACGGACGACGGACAGGAGGTCATCGTTGCGTACGCCGAGTTCTCGACCTCGCGGCTCATGGTCAAAAACAGTCCTAAACTGATCATCCGCCGCGCCTCTGACGGGAACGCCGTCATAAACATCCCGTTGAACAACTACCTGTTGCTACTCAAAAGCGAGCTCTACGAACAGATGAAACCTCAGGAATTCCTCGACCGCGAAAGCGAATGGTCACTGTTTTTCTTTCTCGACGAAAATGGTGCATGGATAAAAACCTATATCAAGATCAACGACTGGACGATCCGGGTCAACAATATGGATATGTAA
- a CDS encoding DUF3575 domain-containing protein, with protein sequence MVWPGIKVNGQNVAVKTNLLYDIAAYTANAGVEVGLAPRWTLDLSANYNGWTLSHDRKWKHWLLQPEARYWFCDRFAGHFIGIHVLGGQYNAGGLKNNISFLGTDFSKLSDYRYQGWFIGSGIAYGYAWILGRHWNLEAEIGIGYIYTRYDSYPCASCGKKIAEDKAHHYFGPTKAAINLVYTF encoded by the coding sequence ATGGTTTGGCCGGGAATCAAAGTCAATGGTCAAAACGTAGCCGTCAAAACAAACTTACTATACGATATTGCCGCCTACACCGCGAATGCGGGAGTGGAAGTAGGCCTGGCACCCCGCTGGACATTGGACCTGTCCGCCAACTACAACGGTTGGACACTCTCCCATGACCGCAAATGGAAGCATTGGCTGTTACAGCCTGAGGCGCGTTATTGGTTCTGCGACCGTTTTGCCGGACATTTCATCGGGATTCATGTTTTGGGAGGCCAATACAATGCAGGCGGCTTGAAAAATAATATTTCATTTCTAGGCACGGATTTCTCCAAGCTGTCCGACTACCGCTACCAGGGTTGGTTCATCGGCAGCGGAATCGCCTACGGCTATGCGTGGATTTTAGGACGACACTGGAATCTGGAAGCGGAAATCGGTATCGGATACATTTACACCCGCTACGACAGCTATCCATGCGCCTCCTGTGGTAAAAAAATCGCCGAAGACAAGGCTCATCATTACTTCGGCCCCACAAAGGCCGCGATTAATCTGGTATACACTTTCTAA
- a CDS encoding DUF4906 domain-containing protein produces MKRKIVYGLLCMLLVGITACTKDDLPYNGELGEGESNISAIVEFRPLTVSALGRTRTAGDAIKNIENLCVLLYDMDGKLVKKYALTDFTDYTVTDEKREGSATEQKTQHATFQLKVPYGRYYIYTVANMGDLASYSDKIGTVAGLKNIPLNWNSTVTANNQMFGHFNKPNTQSNEAPLLTVNQKEMALHAWIRRAASKVTVAYDGSLLEEGVFVYIKSVQIKDIPSTCLLGSKNTVMEKSGLIKEGETITYGPAGAAFDENWTARITKGHPYYPYDEKTNSSSSEAHSEIAQALFFYENMQGEGQDKAQNKDLEYIEKDNMPYGTYIEVQGYYRSVNAERVGTGPIVYRFMLGKNTSTNYDAERNYHYKLTLKFNRFANDADWHIEYEEENPDILVPEPYYISYLYNHAMTLPLKINAEEHELMSLKAVIDSNAWAPYNAIVNGFDYQRQLDPEVTPGAPVNPWNGFLSLRKTQETVIPSNTTNEAYYNEHNRGNRTYYENGALVDPNSETDGTFTMSRKGDTYVFNLPMYTRAKQMIITTGYTGNNPYVAYQRKARVRFTAVLRNTSTNETRTIEKKSTILQVRRVVNPKGIWRKHDNTLPFHVVLKRLPYESATCFQTFTSEGLWKAYVIRGDRSLVDLGADTVRGSTGTPIDFTIRFNGTCNENESRCAIIRVDYHNYSCQHLIFVRQGEAPMALTENGRKWHACNMRTSTQETDCPLEEGSQFKFRNWEQPIDATSNVNDTPVWINVSPDDFLDHSTTPFKIAGTNDTKLWSEITSYISGSFTDPTVNGKKISVATYDDFQALQNNKNIEQGFGVMYGNDATETLSEIDAVYGHRYDRHGDGNSTGSGYGMRGIFVYNSSETSQYGGRSLFFPIGTSGYGRRQNANGGKTAVLKYSNTPFKIEDNRPLFYDLYMRPGAIYWLKEKGGPKADIVGWDFNYFTLDFNGIQASNILHDIGSDACFIRCVE; encoded by the coding sequence ATGAAACGCAAGATAGTATATGGCCTTTTATGTATGTTGCTCGTTGGTATTACCGCCTGTACAAAGGACGATCTACCATACAACGGAGAGCTGGGCGAAGGGGAAAGCAACATAAGCGCTATCGTAGAATTCAGGCCACTGACCGTCAGTGCGCTCGGACGAACCCGAACGGCGGGCGATGCGATAAAAAATATCGAAAACCTGTGCGTGCTATTGTACGATATGGACGGAAAACTCGTTAAAAAATATGCGCTTACAGACTTTACGGACTATACCGTGACCGACGAAAAGCGGGAAGGATCCGCCACGGAACAGAAAACGCAGCACGCCACGTTTCAACTGAAGGTTCCTTACGGGCGTTACTATATTTATACCGTGGCCAATATGGGCGATCTCGCTTCTTATTCCGACAAAATCGGAACAGTCGCGGGACTGAAGAACATACCTCTTAACTGGAATAGCACCGTTACGGCAAACAACCAGATGTTCGGACATTTCAACAAGCCGAACACCCAAAGCAACGAAGCCCCCTTACTGACCGTCAACCAAAAGGAGATGGCGCTACATGCCTGGATACGCCGCGCAGCATCAAAAGTGACGGTCGCCTATGACGGCTCCCTTCTCGAAGAAGGCGTATTCGTTTACATCAAGTCCGTCCAAATCAAAGACATTCCATCGACCTGCCTGTTGGGAAGCAAAAATACGGTTATGGAAAAGAGTGGACTCATCAAGGAGGGGGAAACGATAACGTACGGTCCGGCGGGAGCAGCTTTCGATGAAAATTGGACGGCACGTATCACGAAAGGGCACCCGTATTATCCGTATGACGAAAAAACAAATTCATCCAGCAGCGAAGCCCATTCGGAAATCGCACAAGCGCTTTTTTTCTACGAAAACATGCAGGGAGAGGGACAAGACAAAGCGCAGAACAAAGACCTGGAATACATAGAAAAGGATAACATGCCTTACGGCACCTATATCGAGGTGCAAGGGTATTACCGCTCCGTCAACGCGGAACGGGTGGGAACCGGCCCTATCGTATACCGGTTCATGCTGGGTAAAAACACCTCGACAAACTACGACGCGGAACGCAACTATCATTATAAACTGACGCTGAAGTTCAACCGGTTCGCCAACGACGCGGACTGGCATATAGAATACGAGGAGGAAAACCCGGACATTCTGGTTCCCGAGCCTTATTACATCTCCTACCTCTATAACCATGCCATGACGCTGCCCCTGAAAATAAATGCCGAAGAACATGAACTCATGAGTCTGAAAGCCGTGATCGATTCGAATGCGTGGGCGCCATACAACGCTATTGTGAACGGATTCGATTATCAGCGGCAATTAGATCCGGAGGTAACCCCAGGCGCCCCTGTAAACCCGTGGAACGGCTTTCTCTCTCTAAGAAAGACGCAAGAGACCGTCATCCCGTCCAATACCACGAACGAGGCATATTACAACGAACACAACCGGGGAAACCGGACCTATTATGAAAACGGCGCGTTGGTCGATCCGAATAGCGAAACAGACGGCACTTTCACGATGTCACGGAAAGGAGATACGTATGTTTTTAACCTGCCGATGTACACCCGCGCCAAGCAAATGATCATAACGACAGGATATACAGGTAACAATCCGTACGTAGCCTATCAACGCAAAGCCCGCGTACGGTTCACTGCAGTATTGAGAAACACCTCGACGAATGAAACGCGCACCATAGAGAAAAAGTCAACAATCCTACAAGTCAGACGTGTAGTGAACCCCAAGGGTATCTGGCGCAAGCACGACAACACTCTACCGTTCCATGTCGTGTTGAAGCGTCTACCGTATGAATCGGCCACATGTTTTCAAACCTTCACATCCGAAGGCTTATGGAAAGCCTATGTCATCCGAGGGGACAGGTCACTTGTCGATCTCGGAGCAGATACCGTACGCGGTAGCACGGGTACCCCAATCGATTTCACCATCAGATTCAACGGAACCTGCAACGAAAACGAATCCCGTTGCGCGATCATCCGAGTGGACTATCACAACTACAGTTGCCAACACCTGATTTTCGTACGGCAGGGGGAGGCCCCCATGGCCCTGACCGAAAACGGCAGGAAATGGCATGCTTGCAACATGCGCACCAGCACACAAGAGACGGATTGTCCACTGGAAGAAGGCTCTCAGTTCAAATTTCGTAACTGGGAGCAACCCATCGATGCGACAAGTAACGTGAATGACACACCGGTATGGATCAATGTAAGTCCGGACGATTTCCTCGACCACTCCACCACTCCATTCAAAATCGCAGGGACGAATGACACGAAGTTGTGGAGCGAAATAACGTCATACATCAGTGGAAGTTTTACCGATCCCACAGTAAACGGGAAAAAAATTTCCGTAGCCACCTATGATGACTTTCAGGCCCTTCAGAACAACAAGAATATCGAACAAGGCTTCGGCGTGATGTACGGCAACGATGCTACAGAAACGCTCTCAGAGATCGACGCTGTGTACGGACACAGGTATGATCGGCATGGAGACGGAAACTCGACCGGTTCGGGATACGGCATGCGCGGGATATTCGTATACAACAGTTCAGAAACATCGCAATACGGAGGGCGCAGTTTATTCTTTCCTATCGGAACATCGGGATACGGACGGCGTCAAAACGCCAATGGCGGAAAAACAGCCGTACTTAAGTATTCCAATACTCCCTTCAAGATCGAGGATAACCGTCCCCTTTTTTACGACCTTTACATGCGTCCGGGAGCCATCTACTGGTTAAAAGAAAAGGGAGGTCCGAAAGCAGACATCGTAGGTTGGGACTTCAACTATTTCACATTAGATTTCAATGGGATACAAGCTTCCAACATACTGCATGACATCGGCTCGGACGCCTGCTTCATCCGTTGTGTGGAATAG